Within Caulobacter segnis, the genomic segment GATCCGGTACAGGATCCATGCGAAGAAGGCCGCCGCCATGGCCGCGCCCAGCGCGCCCAGCTCCAGCCACAGCTGCAGGGCGGCATTGTGGGTGTGCAGCGGAATGGCGTTACCGAACACGCGGGACGCATCGATCCCCCAGCCGCGCAGGGCGTGCTCGACGATCTGGTTGGCCGCGAACGCCCAGATGTCCAGCCGATGATCCCAGGAGGGCGGCAGCATGGCGTGCAGCCAGGCGAAGAGGCCCGATCGGACACCCCACAACACCACCATCGGCGCGAAGATGAACAGCGCCGAGATCAACGCGATCAGGACGCGGACGACCGGCTTGCCGAGGGTCCGGACGCCCAGCCACGCCAGCCCGCCCAGCAGCAGGGCCGCGACCGGGGCGTCGGCGCCGGTCAGATGCGCGGTGATCAGCGTCATCAGGGCCAGGGCCGTTATCGCCAGATAGCGGCTCCGCGCCCCCCAGCTGCCCATCAGGCGCGCGCAGGGCCAGAACAGCAGCGCCAGCGCATAGGTCCCCGCAGCGACCTTCACGATCGCCTGGTCGGGTCGGATGGTTTCGCCCGTGGCCCTGTGAAGAACCATGTAGATCGAGGCCTTCAGCATCGAGTCCAGACAGATGACGAAGGCCAGCAGCAACATGCCCGCGACCATCACCCGGCCAGCCAGCCGCGCCGAGCGTCGCGACATCTCGCCCAGGGCCACGACCGCCGAGCCGTACAGCCCCAGCTGCATCAGCAGCTTCAGGGCGGTGAACTTGTCGATGTTCTTCTTGAGATCGGCCAGATGCGGCGCCGCCGGGCTCCAGACCAGGCTGACCAGCGCCCACAGCACCAGGATCAGCAGGGCGAACATCGGCAGCAGCGGCGGCCGCGAACGGGCCAGAAGCGGCGCGGCCAGCAGGCCGACCAGGCTGACCAGCCCCGCGAACCACAGCGGGATCACGTAGCCGAACAGCGGGGTCAGCACCATCATGAAGACGGCGAGCCCGCCCAGCCAGCGCGTGCGCCGCTCCGAGGCCACCGGCGAGACGCCCACTCGCGTCATCCCACCCCGCCGACTTCGACCGGCACGTACTTTTCGCGCATCGTGACCAGTTCCTCGGCCAGGGTCGGGTGGACGGCGCAGGTCGAATCCCACTGCGGCTTGGTCACGCCCATCTTCACGGCGATGGCGGCCATCTGGATG encodes:
- a CDS encoding O-antigen ligase family protein, whose amino-acid sequence is MTRVGVSPVASERRTRWLGGLAVFMMVLTPLFGYVIPLWFAGLVSLVGLLAAPLLARSRPPLLPMFALLILVLWALVSLVWSPAAPHLADLKKNIDKFTALKLLMQLGLYGSAVVALGEMSRRSARLAGRVMVAGMLLLAFVICLDSMLKASIYMVLHRATGETIRPDQAIVKVAAGTYALALLFWPCARLMGSWGARSRYLAITALALMTLITAHLTGADAPVAALLLGGLAWLGVRTLGKPVVRVLIALISALFIFAPMVVLWGVRSGLFAWLHAMLPPSWDHRLDIWAFAANQIVEHALRGWGIDASRVFGNAIPLHTHNAALQLWLELGALGAAMAAAFFAWILYRILGWTEIDRRDGAMATGSLVAYVVIGALSFGVWQEWWLALGAIAVIACGIAQKSSAPAR